ACGTTCGACAGCGCCGCCGAGCTGCTCGGCAGGATCACCGAGCAGCTCGGGACCCAGCTCGGCCACGTGCATCCGTACGGCCGTCGGCCGCGGAAGCACGACGAGGAGGCACGCCCACCGATGAACGTCCCCACCCTCGTCGCCGTCGGACACGGCAGCCGCGACCCCCGCGCCCGGGCCGCCCTGAGCCGCCTCCTGGACCGGGTCCGCGAGCTGCGCCCCGGGCTCGACGTGCGCCTCGCCCACATCGAGCTGAACGCACCCCTCCTCGACGACACCCTCGCCGGACTCGCCGCCGAGGGCCGGGACGCCGTCCTCGTACCCCTCCTCTTCGCCCCCGGCCACCACGTCACCCACGACCTCCCCGCCGCCCTCGCCGCCGCACCCGCCCTCCGGGCCCGGGTCGCCGAGCCGCTCGGCGCGCACCCCCTCCTCGTCGAGGCCCTCGCCGACCGGCTCGCCGAGGCCGGCTGGAGCCCCGGCGACGGGACCTCCCGCGCCACCGGCGTCGTCCTCGCCTCCGCCGGATCCCGCGACCCCCGGTCCGGCGCCGAGATCCGCCTGATCGCCGCCCTCCTCGGCGAGCGCCTCGGCGGCGTGCCCGTCCTCC
The sequence above is a segment of the Streptomyces sp. NBC_01255 genome. Coding sequences within it:
- a CDS encoding sirohydrochlorin chelatase, which translates into the protein MTEPDSTFDSAAELLGRITEQLGTQLGHVHPYGRRPRKHDEEARPPMNVPTLVAVGHGSRDPRARAALSRLLDRVRELRPGLDVRLAHIELNAPLLDDTLAGLAAEGRDAVLVPLLFAPGHHVTHDLPAALAAAPALRARVAEPLGAHPLLVEALADRLAEAGWSPGDGTSRATGVVLASAGSRDPRSGAEIRLIAALLGERLGGVPVLPAYASAAAPTVPEAVRALAARGRHRVAVASCFTAPGLFATRAAAHAPWIAAAPLGAHPALARLVLHRYDRALTGVTTTTRARELAVI